A window of Primulina tabacum isolate GXHZ01 chromosome 4, ASM2559414v2, whole genome shotgun sequence contains these coding sequences:
- the LOC142541930 gene encoding uncharacterized protein LOC142541930, whose translation MWETKADNNIIHKVSHITQVGGIIRIFGGDKQKILLEQPYFNHPQHPTQQKPPQQPPKPPHGTGPSMLPSFKPQDSKSNLEDMLAKYIAGNEMRWQNHDAMMERVETQLGQLTTKMATRAPGSLPSDTEKNPKGVNVITVTSPIKQEVIDVEGNVKEKGSSKQRSEDAKDKGKSLNSNPTIDINSLPFIQRAKQLQLDTQFSKFLEIFKKLHINIPFAEALAQIPSYAKFLKDILSNKRKLVDFETFKLSEECSTILQNKLPPKLKEPGSFSIPCTIGTSNFSKALCDLGASINLMPCSCFEKLKIGEGSCRRCVGKSRQVHFPVDFVVLDMEEDREIPLILGRPFLAAGKALIDVYKGELVLRLNDESVVFNVFQSIKYPNDTSYCFRIDTIDEFVECGLQGLLCEDPLEICLTHTCTGDLENKETEEYMHYLEASKPISKTVNSRIGELGHVPRPLKSSIQEAPSLEMKPLPSHLKYLFLLNNDILPVLVSSTLTGTEEEKMLRVLRKNIKAIGWSIADIKWISSSMCMHKILMEADHKTSTQPQRRLNPAMQEGVKKEVIKLLDAGIIYPISDSRWVSPVQVVPKKGGITVVKNENNELIPTKTVTWWRVCIDYRKLNDATRKDHFPLSFIDQMFERLAGQLFYCFLNGYSGYMQIPIDPEDQEKTTFTCPYGTFAYKQMPFGLCNAPATFQRCMMAIFHDMIEDFIQIFMVYFSVFGSSFDTCLINMSKVLERCKESNLVLNREKCHFMVREGIVLGHKISETEIEVDKAKFEVLKEKLITAPVMIAPDWGSPFEVICDASNTALGSVLGQKREKCVHVIYYASMTLSAAQLNYATTEKELLAVVFVLDKFRSYLIGSKVVVHTNHSALKYLMAKKDAKPLLIRWILLLQEFDLEIIDRKRAANQVADHLSRLENPSPGNEFIRDNFPEEQLFEIKNLPWYADFVNYLSSKFIPPHFTYRQKKFFFSDLKYYLWEDPYLFRICADGIVQRCIPQEEVSEILFHCHACLAGGHFGATRTALKVLQSYFYWPTLFKDAHEYVTKCPNCQRTGDERVLQLNEMDEFRLDAYENAKLYKKKTKHWHDQNIVHREFVVGQMVLLYNSRLKLMPGKLRSRWSGPYTITQVFPYGTVEITSEATEAFKVIGHRLNVYHGGTMPDELTFVDLQDPN comes from the exons ATGTGGGAAACCAAGGCCGACAACAATATAATCCATAAAGTTTCTCATATAACCCAGGTTGGAGGAATCATCCGAATTTTTGGTGGAGACAAACAAAAAATACTGCTTGAGCAACCATATTTCAATCATCCACAACATCCTACACAACAAAAGCCTCCTCAGCAACCACCTAAACCTCCGCATGGTACTGGACCTTCTATGCTACCGAGTTTCAAGCCACAAGATAGCAAGTCAAATCTTGAGGACATGTTAGCAAAGTACATAGCCGGAAACGAGATGAGATGGCAAAATCATGATGCCATGATGGAAAGGGTAGAGACTCAACTAGGGCAGTTGACGACAAAAATGGCTACACGAGCTCCGGGTTCACTACCTAGTGACACGGAAAAGAATCCGAAGGGTGTCAATGTAATCACGGTGACATCTCCCATAAAGCAAGAGGTAATTGATGTTGAGGGAAATGTGAAAGAAAAGGGGTCATCCAAGCAAAGGTCCGAGGACGCAAAGGATAAAGGTAAGTCTCTAAACTCAAACCCCACTATTGATATTAATTCACTCCCTTTTATCCAAAGAGCAAAGCAACTGCAACTGGAtactcaattttcaaaatttcttgagatTTTCAAAAAGCTGCACATAAATATCCCATTTGCAGAGGCTTTAGCTCAAATTCCCTCCTATGCTAAATTTCTTAAAGATATTTTATCGAACAAGAGGAAATTAGTGGACTTTGAGACGTTTAAGCTTTCAGAGGAATGTTCTacaattttacaaaataaattacCCCCGAAGCTTAAGGAGCCAGGTAGCTTCTCTATTCCTTGTACCATAGGAACTTCAAATTTTAGTAAAGCTTTGTGTGACCTAGGTGCAAGCATTAACTTAATGCCATGCTCATGCTTTGAGAAGCTGAAAATAGGTGAA GGGagttgtagaagatgtgttggtaaAAGTCGACAAGTTCATTTTCCGGTTGATTTTGTTGTGTTGGATATGGAAGAGGATCGTGAGATCCCTCTTATTTTAGGTAGACCATTTTTAGCAGCTGGAAAAGCTCTGATAGATGTATACAAGGGTGAGTTGGTGTTGAGATTGAATGATGAGAGTGTGGTGTTTAATGTTTTTCAGTCCATCAAATACCCCAATGATACATCTTATTGTTTTAGAATTGATACTATTGACGAGTTTGTTGAGTGTGGTTTGCAGGGATTGTTATGTGAAGATCCTTTGGAAATTTGTTTGACCCATACATGTACAGGAGATTTGGAAAATAAAGAGACCGAGGAATACATGCACTATTTGGAAGCAAGCAAACCGATTTCAAAAACGGTAAACTCTAGGATTGGGGAGCTTGGGCATGTCCCAAGACCCTTAAAATCATCCATTCAAGAAGCCCCAAGCCTAGAGATGAAACCTCTTCCTTCtcacttgaaatatttatttttgcttAATAACGATATACTGCCAGTGCTAGTTTCCTCCACTTTGACAGGGacagaagaagaaaagatgTTACGAGTTCTGAGGAAAAATATCAAAGCCATAGGGTGGAGTATTGCAGATATCAAGTGGATCAGTTCCTCCatgtgcatgcacaaaattctgaTGGAGGCCGACCACAAGACATCTACCCAACCTCAAAGGCGTCTGAACCCAGCTATGCAAGAGGGGGTCAAGAAAGAGGTGATAAAGCTACTGGATGCAGGTATTATTTACCCGATTTCTGATAGTAGGTGGGTAAGTCCAGTACAGGTTGTTCCGAAAAAAGGTGGGATCACGGTCGTAAAAAATGAGAACAATGAGTTGATTCCTACCAAAACTGTTACATGGTGgcgtgtttgcattgattatagaaaacttAATGACGCCACCCGAAAAGACCATTTCCCCCtttcttttattgatcaaatgtttGAAAGGTTAGCTGGACAACTCTTCTACTGTTTCCTGAATGGTTATTCGGGTTATATGCAAATTCCCATTGACCCTGAAGATCAGGAGAAAACCACGTTTACCTGTCCTTATGGAACATTTGCATATAAACAAATGCCATTCGGTCTATGTAATGCACCAGCAACTTTCCAACGATGCATGATGGCAATttttcatgatatgattgaggactttattcaaatattcatggtttatttttCTGTCTTTGGCTCTTCGTTTGATACGTGCTTGATTAACATGTCTAAAGTCTTAGAGAGATGCAAGGAGTCAAATTTGGTTTTAAACCGGGAAAAATGCCATTTCATGGTAAGAGAGGGAATTGTGTTGGGGCACAAAATCTCAGAAACGGAGATTGAAGTTGATAAGGCAAAATTTGAA GTTTTGAAGGAGAAATTGATCACTGCGCCTGTGATGATAGCACCTGATTGGGGGTCACCGTTTGAGGTGATTTGTGATGCAAGCAACACAGCTCTAGGATCAGTGTTGGGGCAAAAGAGGGAGAAATGCGTCCATGTCATCTACTATGCTAGTATGACACTGTCAGCTGCCCAACTAAACTATGCTACTACAGAGAAGGAGCTTCTTGCTGTGGTTTTTGTTCTGGATAAATTTAGATCATATCTGATAGGAAGCAAAGTTGTAGTGCACACTAACCATTCCGCTTTGAAATACCTAATGGCCAaaaaggatgcaaaaccactgCTCATTCGTTGGATTCTTCTGTTGCAGGAATTTGACTTGGAGATAATCGATAGAAAGAGGGCAGCGAACCAAGTTGCAGACCATCTCTCGCGTTTGGAGAATCCAAGTCCTGGTAATGAATTTATTCGCGATAATTTCCCGGAGGAACAACTTTTTGAGATAAAAAATTTACCATGGTATGCCGATTTTGTTAATTATCTATCCAGTAAGTTTATTCCTCCCCATTTTACTTATCggcaaaagaaattttttttctcagatttgaaatattatttgtGGGAGGATCCTTATTTGTTTAGGATATGTGCAGATGGTATAGTCCAGAGATGTATTCCCCAGGAAGAGGTAAGTGAGATTTTGTTTCATTGTCATGCTTGTCTGGCTGGAGGTCATTTTGGGGCAACTAGAACTGCGTTAAAAGTCCTCCAGTCCTATTTTTATTGGCCTACTTTGTTTAAGGATGCGCATGAATATGTTACAAAATGTCCAAATTGTCAGCGCACAG GTGATGAGAGAGTGCTGCAACTAAATGAAATGGATGAGTTTAGGCTAGATGCTTATGAGAACGCCAAGCTTTACAAGAAAAAAACCAAACATTGGCATGATCAGAACATCGTCCATCGAGAATTTGTGGTGGGACAAATGGTACTGCTATACAATTCTCGACTGaagttgatgccaggtaagtTGCGTTCACGGTGGTCAGGACCATACACCATCACGCAAGTTTTCCCTTATGGGACAGTGGAGATCACTAGTGAAGCAACGGAAGCATTCAAGGTGATTGGACATAGGTTGAATGTTTATCACGGTGGTACCATGCCCGATGAGCTGACCTTCGTGGATCTACAGGATCCAAACTGA